Proteins encoded together in one Carassius auratus strain Wakin chromosome 32, ASM336829v1, whole genome shotgun sequence window:
- the LOC113051858 gene encoding protein MRVI1-like isoform X1, whose protein sequence is MPTLPEDEEDSPEELNSTSSSPSTYAPVESMLVNVTMTSPAIVLPRQVSNQESCPLEKARSHSPRPRLSRNSASSCPITTVDDDGHVLDLVKDRLPELLLSEDDRQKNLELLEEAKKVSDRFLQRRGRRSTCSLGESPTALSPNTTPCSSPRPSRNSLSSPSQLGPEVTATPPASPSITKHLEVPSTLDPGGTSKPEQETFGRLVDWMPCDQRKVSSGTLTLRYSSSVPARDPSVVQKKSDHHATADKGKNSEHAAQKKEGTSGCGISQPPATGVAKPVPRPPTQQAPCTAEIKTIRAFPPLMRAVSWDTEHKLMRNQSISSPKLPDLSEMEQEQGPSSPLISSTSEEEAKEKPDSLPNISDIMLRKLKLHRGLPGCGPSLSEKEVENAFVQLSLAFRNDNYTLESRLKQAERERNLTEENAEKELEEFKNALKNTVSVGQNIEQREFYQHILETIALLNRLTNRLSSRAEMVGAVRQEKRMNKATEVMMQYVENLKRTYEKDHAELMEFKKVASQNSSRCHVGSVDPGEDGVPRPFRPSVVQLGRASPRRRLSVAVVTRPNLTSISAGPLSAVCEVNTIRNGSSSDPTQQDMPDKPSGNPLTEQESEATPTKVVCSSDKITEEIKAKIEEEAYKKGYQEGLKRFKELQELKEEEEKAKEKQKDSEEEARGNTDKDMKTNSRFEEALEVFDRIFPRFFQRNRVLWIVLTLFFTSLILVSVMSFFSNCYSESGDTPAEKSTVPGKKFFGLNVGSKTPAQE, encoded by the exons ATGCCCACCCTTCCTGAGGATGAGGAAGACTCTCCAGAGGAGCTCAACAGTACATCCAGCTCGCCCTCCACA tacGCTCCAGTTGAAAGCATGTTGGTAAATGTAACCATGACTTCACCAGCTATTGTGCTTCCAAGACAAGTCAGCAACCAAGAGTCCTGTCCTCTGGAGAAAGCAAG ATCGCACAGTCCTAGGCCTCGTCTCTCCCGAAACTCTGCATCTTCATGTCCCATCACCACAGTGG aTGATGATGGGCACGTGCTGGACCTGGTGAAGGATCGGCTTCCTGAGCTGCTGTTATCTGAAGACGATCGTCAGAAGAACTTGGAGCTGCTCGAGGAGGCCAAGAAAGTCAGCGATCGCTTCCTGCAGCGCAGAGGCCGACGCTCCACCTGTAGTCTCGGTGAATCTCCAACAG CTCTCTCCCCGAACACAACGCCTTGCTCCTCCCCCAGACCATCCAGAAACTCCCTCTCCTCACCGTCACAGCTAG GTCCTGAGGTCACCGCAACTCCTCCAGCAAGTCCCTCCATAACTAAG cATCTGGAGGTACCATCAACTCTTGATCCAGGGGGCACTAGTAAGCCAGAGCAGGAG ACCTTCGGAAGGCTAGTAGATTGGATGCCCTGTGACCAGAGAAAGGTATCTTCAGGAACTTTAACCCTGCGTTATTCCTCTTCTGTACCAGCCAGAGATCCTTCTGTGGTTCAGAAGAAGTCAGACCATCATGCAACAGCAGACAAGGGGAAGAACTCCGAACACGCAGCCCAGAAAAAGGAGGGGACTTCTGGCTGTGGCATCAGTCAGCCTCCAGCCACAGGGGTAGCCAAACCCGTCCCCCGGCCACCCACACAGCAAGCCCCGTGCACGGCCGAAATCAAAACAATACGGGCTTTCCCTCCTCTGATGAGAGCAGTCTCCTGGGACACG GAACACAAACTGATGCGTAACCAGAGCATCTCCAGCCCAAAGCTTCCTGACCTGAGTGAAATGGAGCAGGAGCAAG GTCCATCCTCTCCACTTATCAGCTCTACCAGTGAAGAGGAGGCCAAAGAGAAACCTGATTCTTTGCCCAACATTTCAGACATCATGCTACGCAAGCTCAAACTGCACAGGGGTTTACCTGGCTG CGGACCCTCGCTCTCAGAGAAGGAAGTTGAG AACGCCTTTGTGCAGCTGTCCCTAGCATTCCGCAACGACAATTACACGCTGGAGTCGCGGCTGAAACAGGCAGAAAGAGAGCGCAACCTGACTGAGGAAAACGCTGAGAAGGAACTGGAAGAGTTTAAAAATGCTCTCAAG AACACTGTGTCGGTGGGTCAGAACATCGAGCAGCGGGAGTTTTACCAGCATATCTTAGAAACGATTGCTTTGTTGAATCGCCTGACCAACCGCCTCTCCAGCAGGGCTGAAATGGTGGGAGCCGTGCGGCAG GAGAAGAGAATGAACAAGGCCACTGAGGTGATGATGCAGTATGTGGAGAATCTGAAAAGGACGTATGAGAAGGACCATGCTGAGCTGATGGAGTTTAAGAAGGTTGCCAGCCAAAACTCCAGCCGCTGTCATGTGGGCTCAGTGGACCCTGGAG AGGATGGTGTTCCACGTCCATTTAGACCCTCGGTTGTGCAACTGGGAAGG GCTTCGCCCAGACGAAGACTCAGTGTGGCTGTTGTTACCAGGCCTAATCTAACGAGCATCTCCGCTGGTCCACTTTCTGCGGTG tgTGAGGTGAACACTATTAGGAATGGCAGTTCCTCAGACCCCACACAACAAGATATGCCTGACAAACC CAGTGGAAACCCTTTGACGGAGCAGGAAAGTGAAGCAACGCCAACCAAAGTCGTCTGTAGTTCAGACAAGATTACAGAAGAGATCAAAGCCAAGATTGAAGAAGAAGCGTATAAAAAAGG ATACCAGGAAGGACTTAAGAGGTTTAAAGAACTTCAAGAGCtgaaggaggaggaagagaaagccAAAGAGAAGCAGAAGGACTCTGAGGAGGAAGCAAGAGGAAATACTGATAAAGACATGAAGACTAATAG CAGGTTTGAGGAGGCATTAGAGGTTTTTGACCGGATTTTCCCAAGATTCTTCCAAAGAAATCGAGTGCTTTGGATCGTCCTCACTCTGTTTTTCACTTCACTCATACTTGTCAGTGTCATGAGCTTCTTCAGTAACTGCTACAGTGAGAGCGGAGACACGCCTGCAGAGAAGTCCACCGTCCCGGGCAAGAAGTTTTTCGGACTGAATGTGGGGTCGAAGACACCTGCCCAAGAATGA
- the LOC113051858 gene encoding protein MRVI1-like isoform X2 → MPTLPEDEEDSPEELNSTSSSPSTYAPVESMLVNVTMTSPAIVLPRQVSNQESCPLEKARSHSPRPRLSRNSASSCPITTVDDDGHVLDLVKDRLPELLLSEDDRQKNLELLEEAKKVSDRFLQRRGRRSTCSLGESPTALSPNTTPCSSPRPSRNSLSSPSQLGPEVTATPPASPSITKHLEVPSTLDPGGTSKPEQETFGRLVDWMPCDQRKVSSGTLTLRYSSSVPARDPSVVQKKSDHHATADKGKNSEHAAQKKEGTSGCGISQPPATGVAKPVPRPPTQQAPCTAEIKTIRAFPPLMRAVSWDTEHKLMRNQSISSPKLPDLSEMEQEQGPSSPLISSTSEEEAKEKPDSLPNISDIMLRKLKLHRGLPGCGPSLSEKEVENAFVQLSLAFRNDNYTLESRLKQAERERNLTEENAEKELEEFKNALKNTVSVGQNIEQREFYQHILETIALLNRLTNRLSSRAEMVGAVRQEKRMNKATEVMMQYVENLKRTYEKDHAELMEFKKVASQNSSRCHVGSVDPGEDGVPRPFRPSVVQLGRASPRRRLSVAVVTRPNLTSISAGPLSAVCEVNTIRNGSSSDPTQQDMPDKPGNPLTEQESEATPTKVVCSSDKITEEIKAKIEEEAYKKGYQEGLKRFKELQELKEEEEKAKEKQKDSEEEARGNTDKDMKTNSRFEEALEVFDRIFPRFFQRNRVLWIVLTLFFTSLILVSVMSFFSNCYSESGDTPAEKSTVPGKKFFGLNVGSKTPAQE, encoded by the exons ATGCCCACCCTTCCTGAGGATGAGGAAGACTCTCCAGAGGAGCTCAACAGTACATCCAGCTCGCCCTCCACA tacGCTCCAGTTGAAAGCATGTTGGTAAATGTAACCATGACTTCACCAGCTATTGTGCTTCCAAGACAAGTCAGCAACCAAGAGTCCTGTCCTCTGGAGAAAGCAAG ATCGCACAGTCCTAGGCCTCGTCTCTCCCGAAACTCTGCATCTTCATGTCCCATCACCACAGTGG aTGATGATGGGCACGTGCTGGACCTGGTGAAGGATCGGCTTCCTGAGCTGCTGTTATCTGAAGACGATCGTCAGAAGAACTTGGAGCTGCTCGAGGAGGCCAAGAAAGTCAGCGATCGCTTCCTGCAGCGCAGAGGCCGACGCTCCACCTGTAGTCTCGGTGAATCTCCAACAG CTCTCTCCCCGAACACAACGCCTTGCTCCTCCCCCAGACCATCCAGAAACTCCCTCTCCTCACCGTCACAGCTAG GTCCTGAGGTCACCGCAACTCCTCCAGCAAGTCCCTCCATAACTAAG cATCTGGAGGTACCATCAACTCTTGATCCAGGGGGCACTAGTAAGCCAGAGCAGGAG ACCTTCGGAAGGCTAGTAGATTGGATGCCCTGTGACCAGAGAAAGGTATCTTCAGGAACTTTAACCCTGCGTTATTCCTCTTCTGTACCAGCCAGAGATCCTTCTGTGGTTCAGAAGAAGTCAGACCATCATGCAACAGCAGACAAGGGGAAGAACTCCGAACACGCAGCCCAGAAAAAGGAGGGGACTTCTGGCTGTGGCATCAGTCAGCCTCCAGCCACAGGGGTAGCCAAACCCGTCCCCCGGCCACCCACACAGCAAGCCCCGTGCACGGCCGAAATCAAAACAATACGGGCTTTCCCTCCTCTGATGAGAGCAGTCTCCTGGGACACG GAACACAAACTGATGCGTAACCAGAGCATCTCCAGCCCAAAGCTTCCTGACCTGAGTGAAATGGAGCAGGAGCAAG GTCCATCCTCTCCACTTATCAGCTCTACCAGTGAAGAGGAGGCCAAAGAGAAACCTGATTCTTTGCCCAACATTTCAGACATCATGCTACGCAAGCTCAAACTGCACAGGGGTTTACCTGGCTG CGGACCCTCGCTCTCAGAGAAGGAAGTTGAG AACGCCTTTGTGCAGCTGTCCCTAGCATTCCGCAACGACAATTACACGCTGGAGTCGCGGCTGAAACAGGCAGAAAGAGAGCGCAACCTGACTGAGGAAAACGCTGAGAAGGAACTGGAAGAGTTTAAAAATGCTCTCAAG AACACTGTGTCGGTGGGTCAGAACATCGAGCAGCGGGAGTTTTACCAGCATATCTTAGAAACGATTGCTTTGTTGAATCGCCTGACCAACCGCCTCTCCAGCAGGGCTGAAATGGTGGGAGCCGTGCGGCAG GAGAAGAGAATGAACAAGGCCACTGAGGTGATGATGCAGTATGTGGAGAATCTGAAAAGGACGTATGAGAAGGACCATGCTGAGCTGATGGAGTTTAAGAAGGTTGCCAGCCAAAACTCCAGCCGCTGTCATGTGGGCTCAGTGGACCCTGGAG AGGATGGTGTTCCACGTCCATTTAGACCCTCGGTTGTGCAACTGGGAAGG GCTTCGCCCAGACGAAGACTCAGTGTGGCTGTTGTTACCAGGCCTAATCTAACGAGCATCTCCGCTGGTCCACTTTCTGCGGTG tgTGAGGTGAACACTATTAGGAATGGCAGTTCCTCAGACCCCACACAACAAGATATGCCTGACAAACC TGGAAACCCTTTGACGGAGCAGGAAAGTGAAGCAACGCCAACCAAAGTCGTCTGTAGTTCAGACAAGATTACAGAAGAGATCAAAGCCAAGATTGAAGAAGAAGCGTATAAAAAAGG ATACCAGGAAGGACTTAAGAGGTTTAAAGAACTTCAAGAGCtgaaggaggaggaagagaaagccAAAGAGAAGCAGAAGGACTCTGAGGAGGAAGCAAGAGGAAATACTGATAAAGACATGAAGACTAATAG CAGGTTTGAGGAGGCATTAGAGGTTTTTGACCGGATTTTCCCAAGATTCTTCCAAAGAAATCGAGTGCTTTGGATCGTCCTCACTCTGTTTTTCACTTCACTCATACTTGTCAGTGTCATGAGCTTCTTCAGTAACTGCTACAGTGAGAGCGGAGACACGCCTGCAGAGAAGTCCACCGTCCCGGGCAAGAAGTTTTTCGGACTGAATGTGGGGTCGAAGACACCTGCCCAAGAATGA